In the Micromonospora narathiwatensis genome, one interval contains:
- a CDS encoding ABC transporter ATP-binding protein — MDDELAISVRGLRKAYGDNVAVAGVDLDVQRGEVFALLGPNGAGKTTTVEILEGYRQRDAGEVRVLGADPARPDPGWRSRVGMVLQGTGEFDELTVAEVVRHFAGFYPAADDPDKVIERVGLAAKAKARTHTLSGGQKRRLDVALGIVGRPELLFLDEPTTGFDPEARREFWELIRDLAAAGTTIVLTTHYLDEAEALADRVGVIAAGRVVEVAPPNRLGNRQESLATVSWRTPEGTLESVASATPTALVTELAARFGGEVPGLTVTRPTLEDVYLKMIGHR, encoded by the coding sequence ATGGATGACGAGCTGGCGATCTCCGTACGGGGCCTGCGCAAGGCGTACGGCGACAACGTCGCGGTGGCGGGCGTGGACCTCGACGTCCAGCGGGGCGAGGTGTTCGCCCTGCTCGGCCCGAACGGCGCGGGCAAGACCACCACCGTGGAGATCCTGGAGGGCTACCGGCAGCGCGACGCCGGCGAGGTACGCGTGCTCGGCGCCGACCCGGCCCGCCCGGACCCCGGCTGGCGCTCCCGGGTGGGCATGGTGTTGCAGGGCACCGGGGAGTTCGACGAGCTGACCGTGGCCGAGGTGGTCCGGCACTTCGCCGGCTTCTACCCGGCCGCCGACGACCCGGACAAGGTGATCGAGCGGGTCGGGCTGGCCGCCAAGGCCAAGGCCCGTACGCACACCCTCTCCGGCGGGCAGAAGCGCCGCCTCGACGTGGCGCTGGGCATCGTCGGCCGGCCGGAGCTGCTCTTCCTCGACGAGCCGACCACCGGGTTCGACCCGGAGGCGCGGCGGGAGTTCTGGGAGCTGATCCGGGACCTGGCCGCGGCCGGCACCACCATCGTCCTGACCACGCACTACCTGGACGAGGCCGAGGCGCTCGCCGACCGGGTCGGCGTGATCGCCGCCGGGCGGGTGGTCGAGGTGGCCCCGCCCAACCGGCTGGGCAACCGGCAGGAGTCGCTGGCGACGGTCTCCTGGCGTACCCCGGAGGGGACGCTGGAGAGCGTGGCGAGCGCGACGCCGACGGCGCTGGTCACGGAGTTGGCCGCGCGCTTCGGCGGCGAGGTCCCGGGTCTCACGGTGACCCGGCCGACCCTGGAAGACGTCTACCTGAAGATGATCGGACACCGATGA
- a CDS encoding ABC transporter permease — MTTTTKPATPVAAPAARRLGPGALALRQGRMEITQFLRSRESVVFTMGFPIIMILIFASIFHGEIGGGVKFTQYFITGMIATGLMTVSFQNLGIWIPIERDRGVLKRYRGTPMPKWVYFAGKVIMVVAIGVAETALLLLVAVLLFDLKLPDTAAKWLTFGWVSALGVTACTLGGIAISSLARTARSGSAVVTPVALVLQFISGVFFVFTELPNWMQQVAALFPLKWMCQGLRSVFLPDGFGGQEPAGSFELGRVALVLALWCVIGLALCLTTFRWTTRRDG, encoded by the coding sequence ATGACGACCACCACGAAGCCGGCGACGCCGGTCGCCGCCCCCGCGGCCCGGCGGCTCGGGCCGGGCGCGCTCGCGCTGCGGCAGGGCCGGATGGAGATCACCCAGTTCCTGCGCAGCCGGGAGTCCGTCGTCTTCACGATGGGCTTCCCGATCATCATGATCCTGATCTTCGCGTCGATCTTCCACGGCGAGATCGGCGGCGGGGTCAAGTTCACCCAGTACTTCATCACCGGCATGATCGCCACCGGTCTGATGACGGTGAGCTTCCAGAACCTCGGCATCTGGATCCCGATCGAGCGGGACCGGGGCGTCCTCAAGCGCTATCGGGGCACCCCGATGCCGAAGTGGGTGTACTTCGCCGGCAAGGTGATCATGGTGGTGGCGATCGGCGTCGCCGAGACCGCCCTGCTGCTGCTCGTCGCGGTGCTGCTGTTCGACCTGAAGCTGCCCGACACCGCCGCGAAGTGGCTCACCTTCGGCTGGGTCTCCGCGCTCGGCGTCACCGCGTGCACCCTCGGCGGGATCGCCATCTCCTCGCTGGCCCGCACCGCCCGCAGCGGCTCGGCCGTGGTCACACCGGTCGCCCTGGTCCTCCAGTTCATCTCCGGGGTGTTCTTCGTCTTCACCGAGCTGCCCAACTGGATGCAACAGGTGGCGGCGCTGTTCCCGCTGAAGTGGATGTGCCAGGGGCTGCGCTCGGTCTTCCTGCCGGACGGCTTCGGCGGCCAGGAGCCGGCCGGCTCGTTCGAGCTGGGCCGGGTCGCCCTGGTGCTGGCGCTCTGGTGCGTGATCGGCCTGGCCCTCTGCCTGACCACCTTCCGCTGGACCACCAGACGCGACGGCTGA
- a CDS encoding alpha/beta hydrolase — translation MARVVNRRRLLLAGAGAVGVAAVAGLTARKLSRPRSGPAPVVPDAPAGDERLVPVASSARSREVDFWTAVPDGYGDGRGLPVCLVLHGASATPRDYGRFGLARFLTDAVRHGTPPFVLAGATGGRLAWRRSGDDDPQRMVREEVPDWCARRGFDTSRLAVWGWSMGGFGALLLAEAYPGWLRAVAAFSPAVRPGDAVFADVGRLRGTPVGLWCGRQDDFLKDVRALAQALPEPPVRAEWTDGRHNFAYWGTVIPDAFALLGTALTPPRTA, via the coding sequence ATGGCTCGCGTAGTGAACCGGCGCCGGCTGCTGCTGGCCGGGGCCGGCGCGGTGGGCGTCGCCGCCGTCGCCGGACTCACGGCCCGGAAACTGTCCCGCCCCCGGTCCGGACCCGCGCCCGTGGTACCCGACGCCCCGGCCGGGGACGAACGCCTGGTCCCCGTCGCCTCCAGCGCCCGCAGCCGGGAGGTGGACTTCTGGACCGCCGTTCCCGACGGGTACGGCGACGGCCGGGGCCTGCCCGTCTGCCTGGTGTTGCACGGCGCCTCGGCCACCCCCCGCGACTACGGCCGGTTCGGGCTCGCCCGTTTCCTCACCGACGCCGTACGCCACGGAACCCCGCCCTTCGTGCTCGCCGGGGCGACCGGCGGCCGGCTCGCCTGGCGCCGCTCCGGAGACGACGACCCGCAGCGGATGGTGCGCGAGGAGGTGCCCGACTGGTGCGCCCGGCGCGGCTTCGACACCTCCCGGCTGGCCGTCTGGGGCTGGTCGATGGGCGGCTTCGGCGCGCTGCTGCTCGCCGAGGCGTACCCGGGTTGGCTGCGTGCGGTGGCCGCCTTCTCCCCCGCGGTACGCCCCGGCGACGCGGTCTTCGCCGACGTCGGCAGGCTGCGCGGCACCCCGGTCGGCCTCTGGTGCGGCCGGCAGGACGACTTCCTCAAGGACGTCCGCGCCCTGGCCCAGGCGCTGCCCGAGCCCCCGGTACGCGCCGAGTGGACCGACGGCCGGCACAACTTCGCCTACTGGGGCACCGTCATCCCCGACGCCTTCGCCCTGCTGGGCACCGCCCTCACCCCGCCCCGGACGGCGTGA
- a CDS encoding 3-hydroxyacyl-CoA dehydrogenase family protein — MAGRLAVVGAGLMGSGIAQVAAQAGWQVTLRDLDDAATKRGVDGIRKSLEKFAEKGKIEASEVEATLARITPTTELEAAADADIVVEAVFEKIEIKHEVFRALDKICKADAVLATNTSAIPVTQIATATERPESVVGTHFFSPVPMMKLCELVRGYKTSDETLATAKAFAEEVGKTVVVVNRDIAGFVTTRLICALAMEAVRLVEAGVISAEDLDVACKLGFGHAMGPLATVDLTGVDVLLNATKNIYTDTADEKFFPPELLQRMATAGDLGRKTGQGFYAY, encoded by the coding sequence ATGGCGGGTCGACTCGCGGTCGTCGGTGCCGGGCTGATGGGATCGGGCATCGCCCAGGTCGCGGCGCAGGCGGGCTGGCAGGTGACGCTGCGGGACCTGGACGACGCGGCCACCAAGCGGGGCGTCGACGGCATCCGGAAGTCGCTGGAGAAGTTCGCCGAGAAGGGCAAGATCGAGGCGTCCGAGGTCGAGGCGACCCTGGCCCGGATCACCCCGACCACCGAGCTGGAGGCGGCGGCCGACGCGGACATCGTGGTCGAGGCGGTCTTCGAGAAGATCGAGATCAAGCACGAGGTGTTCCGCGCGCTGGACAAGATCTGCAAGGCCGACGCGGTGCTGGCCACCAACACCTCGGCCATCCCGGTCACCCAGATCGCCACCGCCACCGAGCGCCCCGAGTCGGTCGTCGGCACCCACTTCTTCTCCCCGGTGCCGATGATGAAGCTCTGCGAGCTGGTCCGCGGCTACAAGACCAGCGACGAGACGCTGGCCACGGCGAAGGCGTTCGCCGAGGAGGTCGGCAAGACCGTCGTCGTGGTCAACCGGGACATCGCCGGCTTCGTCACCACGCGGCTGATCTGCGCGCTGGCCATGGAGGCGGTTCGGCTGGTCGAGGCGGGCGTCATCTCGGCCGAGGACCTGGACGTCGCCTGCAAGCTCGGCTTCGGGCACGCCATGGGGCCGTTGGCCACCGTCGACCTGACCGGCGTGGACGTGCTGCTCAACGCCACGAAGAACATCTACACCGACACCGCCGACGAGAAGTTCTTCCCGCCGGAGCTGCTCCAGCGTATGGCCACCGCGGGCGACCTGGGCCGCAAGACCGGCCAGGGCTTCTACGCGTACTGA
- the murA gene encoding UDP-N-acetylglucosamine 1-carboxyvinyltransferase, translated as MTHSLRIPDLTIPARPGQGGWTAGVGPGDAGDPAVSDVDVIRVRGEARLAGTVHVVGAKNSALKLMAAALLAPGRSVITNVPRITDIAIMGEVLRRLGCDVRFAADDPVDPMVARGGTERSRSVVIDVPERPGAEADYDLVRRLRASICVLGPLLARRGYVRVAHPGGDAIGSRGLDMHISGLTRMGADISGEHGFVIAEAPDGLHGADIVLDFPSVGATENLVMAAVLARGATTIDNAAREPEIVDICTMLSRMGARIEGAGSATLHIVGVPELYPVRHATVGDRIVAGTWAFAAAMTRGDVTVTGIDPAFLEVALDKLISAGGLVETWDGAFRVRVDDRPKAVDVVTLPFPGFATDLLPMAIGLAAVSDGPSLITENIFDGRFMFANEMMRLGADIRTDGHHALVCGRDRLSGAPVRATDIRAGAGLIIAGLCADGVTEVSHVHHVDRGYPDFVADLRALGVEVERGTVPEEPALEI; from the coding sequence ATGACGCACAGCCTACGGATACCGGACCTGACCATCCCGGCGCGGCCGGGCCAGGGCGGCTGGACGGCCGGCGTCGGGCCGGGCGACGCCGGGGACCCGGCGGTCAGCGACGTCGACGTCATCCGGGTGCGCGGTGAGGCCCGGCTGGCCGGCACGGTGCACGTCGTCGGGGCGAAGAACTCCGCGCTCAAACTGATGGCCGCCGCCCTGCTCGCCCCCGGGCGCAGCGTGATCACCAACGTGCCGCGGATCACCGACATCGCCATCATGGGTGAGGTGCTGCGCCGCCTCGGCTGCGACGTACGGTTCGCCGCCGACGACCCGGTCGACCCGATGGTGGCCCGGGGCGGGACGGAGCGCTCCCGGTCGGTCGTCATCGACGTACCGGAACGGCCCGGCGCGGAGGCCGACTACGACCTGGTCCGCCGGCTGCGCGCGTCGATCTGCGTGCTCGGCCCGCTGCTGGCCCGCCGGGGGTACGTGCGGGTGGCCCACCCCGGCGGGGACGCGATCGGCTCGCGCGGCCTGGACATGCACATCTCCGGGCTGACCAGGATGGGCGCGGACATCTCCGGGGAGCACGGCTTCGTCATCGCCGAGGCCCCGGACGGCCTGCACGGCGCGGACATCGTGCTGGACTTCCCGAGCGTCGGCGCGACGGAGAACCTGGTGATGGCGGCGGTGCTGGCCCGGGGCGCCACGACGATCGACAACGCGGCCCGGGAGCCGGAGATCGTCGACATCTGCACGATGCTGAGCCGGATGGGCGCCCGGATCGAGGGGGCCGGCAGCGCCACCCTGCACATCGTCGGGGTGCCCGAGCTGTACCCCGTCCGGCATGCCACGGTGGGGGACCGGATCGTCGCCGGCACCTGGGCGTTCGCCGCCGCGATGACCCGCGGGGACGTCACCGTGACCGGGATCGACCCGGCGTTCCTGGAGGTCGCGCTGGACAAGCTGATCTCGGCCGGCGGCCTGGTGGAGACCTGGGACGGCGCCTTCCGGGTACGCGTCGACGACCGCCCCAAGGCGGTCGACGTGGTGACCCTGCCCTTCCCGGGTTTCGCCACCGACCTGCTGCCGATGGCGATCGGGCTGGCCGCGGTGAGCGATGGTCCGTCCCTGATCACCGAGAACATCTTCGACGGCCGGTTCATGTTCGCCAACGAGATGATGCGGCTCGGCGCGGACATCCGGACCGACGGCCACCACGCCCTGGTCTGCGGCCGTGACCGGCTCTCCGGCGCCCCGGTACGCGCCACCGACATCCGGGCCGGCGCCGGGCTGATCATCGCCGGGCTCTGCGCCGACGGGGTCACCGAGGTCTCCCACGTGCACCACGTCGACCGGGGCTACCCGGACTTCGTGGCCGACCTGCGGGCGCTCGGCGTGGAGGTCGAGCGCGGCACGGTCCCGGAGGAGCCCGCGCTGGAGATCTGA
- a CDS encoding cob(I)yrinic acid a,c-diamide adenosyltransferase, producing the protein MAVHLTRIYTKAGDAGMTRLSNNEQVPKTDPRIAAYADVDECNAAIGVALALGQLDTELRAVLESIQNDMFDVGADLSTPVEPNPAYPPLRVTEEYVERLEGWCDEYNGRLSKLDSFILPGGTAGAALLHVARTTARRAERAAWALVAHDPERTSPLPAKYLNRLSDLLFILARTANPDGDVLWVPGGKR; encoded by the coding sequence ATGGCCGTCCACCTCACGCGCATCTACACCAAGGCCGGCGACGCCGGCATGACCAGGCTGAGCAACAACGAGCAGGTGCCGAAGACCGACCCGCGGATCGCCGCGTACGCGGACGTCGACGAATGCAACGCGGCGATCGGCGTCGCGCTCGCCCTCGGGCAGCTCGACACCGAACTCCGGGCGGTGCTGGAGTCGATCCAGAACGACATGTTCGACGTCGGCGCGGACCTGTCGACGCCGGTCGAGCCGAACCCGGCGTACCCGCCGCTACGGGTCACCGAGGAGTACGTGGAGCGCCTCGAAGGCTGGTGCGACGAGTACAACGGGCGCCTGAGCAAGCTCGACTCCTTCATCCTCCCCGGCGGCACCGCGGGCGCGGCGCTGCTGCACGTGGCACGGACGACCGCCCGACGCGCGGAGCGCGCGGCGTGGGCCCTGGTCGCGCACGACCCGGAGCGGACCAGCCCCCTCCCGGCAAAGTATCTCAACCGGCTCTCGGACCTGCTCTTTATCCTGGCAAGAACGGCAAATCCGGACGGAGATGTGCTATGGGTGCCGGGCGGGAAGCGCTGA
- a CDS encoding VOC family protein produces the protein MGAGREALTVGGLHHVEVWVPDLAAAIAGWGWLLGELGWTPYQDWPAGRSWRLGPTYLVIEESPALSGRVHDRLAPGLNHLAFHAGPPAAVDRLVGAAPEHGWELLFPDRHPHAGGPGTYAAYLTDGQGYEVELVAALD, from the coding sequence ATGGGTGCCGGGCGGGAAGCGCTGACCGTCGGCGGCCTGCACCATGTCGAGGTCTGGGTACCCGATCTCGCCGCCGCCATTGCCGGTTGGGGCTGGCTTCTCGGCGAGTTGGGCTGGACGCCGTACCAGGACTGGCCGGCCGGCCGGTCGTGGCGGCTCGGCCCCACGTACCTGGTGATCGAGGAGTCCCCGGCGTTGAGCGGCCGGGTGCACGACCGGCTCGCGCCCGGTCTCAACCACCTGGCCTTCCACGCCGGCCCGCCGGCCGCCGTGGACCGGCTGGTCGGGGCCGCCCCGGAGCACGGCTGGGAACTGCTCTTCCCGGACCGCCACCCGCACGCCGGCGGTCCCGGCACCTACGCCGCCTACCTGACCGACGGTCAGGGGTACGAGGTGGAGCTGGTCGCCGCACTCGACTGA
- a CDS encoding DedA family protein, with protein MTLLDSLLDRLGTLPPAYVLLAAAAVLAAEVGLLVGMVLPAATTMLTVGLLARAGRLDLDVALSVTTLAAFAGDQLGYLEGRLLGPRLRRGRLGRWVGEGRWRRAENLVAARGGPAVLLGRWTAFVRTLVPRVAGAAGLPYRRFVLFDALAVAVWVPGTVLLGWAVGAAPTALPAAAGVLVVAAVAVAFGGHRFRVRRDARTCPGPVRGRRRLTDWRDGSRPTACRRPGAGRSAPARRGALDRS; from the coding sequence GTGACTCTCCTGGACTCCCTGCTGGACCGGCTCGGCACCCTCCCGCCGGCGTACGTCCTGCTGGCGGCCGCTGCCGTGCTCGCCGCCGAGGTGGGCCTGCTGGTCGGCATGGTGCTGCCGGCCGCCACCACCATGCTGACGGTCGGCCTGCTGGCCCGGGCCGGTCGTCTCGACCTGGACGTCGCGTTGTCCGTCACCACGCTCGCGGCGTTCGCCGGGGACCAGCTCGGCTACCTGGAGGGGCGGCTGCTCGGGCCCCGGCTGCGGCGCGGCCGGCTGGGCCGGTGGGTGGGGGAGGGCCGCTGGCGACGGGCCGAGAACCTGGTCGCCGCCCGGGGCGGGCCGGCCGTGCTGCTCGGCAGGTGGACCGCGTTCGTCCGTACCCTGGTGCCCCGGGTGGCCGGGGCGGCCGGGCTGCCGTACCGCCGGTTCGTGCTCTTCGACGCGCTGGCGGTGGCGGTCTGGGTGCCGGGGACGGTGCTGCTGGGCTGGGCGGTCGGCGCGGCGCCGACCGCGCTGCCGGCCGCCGCGGGGGTGCTGGTCGTCGCGGCGGTCGCCGTCGCGTTCGGCGGCCACCGGTTCCGGGTACGCCGGGACGCGCGGACCTGTCCCGGGCCGGTCCGGGGACGCCGCCGGCTGACCGACTGGCGGGACGGCTCCCGCCCGACGGCTTGTCGCCGGCCCGGTGCCGGCCGGAGCGCCCCGGCACGTCGTGGTGCGCTGGACCGGTCCTGA
- a CDS encoding response regulator yields MLVVDDQTLVRAGVGLLLRTAGGFEVVGEAGDGHDAVRLVERLRPDVILMDLRMPRMDGIEATRRILDRQPSARVLVLTTFADDANVYGALGAGAIGYLVKDGAPEELVDAVRRAARGEALLAPPVLARVVHRALAAHDRERRPGPAGRAAGLRLLSAREREVLALVGAGLSNAEIGARLHLGITTVKTHVSAAMEKLELRNRVQAAVLAHRLGLVDDDFNPVAGNP; encoded by the coding sequence GTGCTCGTGGTCGACGACCAGACCCTCGTCCGGGCCGGGGTCGGCCTGCTGCTGCGGACGGCCGGCGGCTTCGAGGTGGTGGGCGAGGCGGGGGACGGCCACGACGCCGTACGTCTCGTCGAGCGGCTGCGGCCGGACGTGATCCTCATGGACCTGCGGATGCCCCGGATGGACGGCATCGAGGCGACCCGACGGATCCTGGACCGGCAACCGTCCGCTCGGGTGCTGGTGCTGACCACCTTCGCCGACGACGCGAACGTGTACGGCGCACTCGGCGCGGGCGCGATCGGCTATCTGGTGAAGGACGGCGCCCCGGAGGAGTTGGTGGACGCGGTACGCCGGGCGGCGCGGGGTGAGGCGCTGCTGGCGCCGCCGGTGCTGGCCCGCGTCGTACACCGGGCACTCGCCGCCCACGACCGGGAACGGCGGCCGGGCCCGGCCGGGCGCGCGGCGGGCCTGCGGCTGCTCAGCGCCCGGGAGCGGGAGGTGCTGGCGCTGGTCGGCGCCGGGCTGTCGAACGCGGAGATCGGCGCGCGACTGCACCTGGGGATCACCACCGTGAAGACGCACGTGTCCGCCGCGATGGAGAAGCTGGAGTTGCGCAACCGGGTGCAGGCGGCGGTGCTGGCGCACCGGCTCGGCCTGGTCGACGACGACTTCAACCCGGTGGCGGGGAACCCCTAG
- a CDS encoding sensor histidine kinase, whose translation MTGGWRGWWRELLLGLVTAALGLASTRVAMHGSPRELAGVFAVLAGLALVAVRRWPWPVLFAESALMLVADAVALAGADTAQLAGAVALGCVAYRSGRSSTAAGYVLFLGVSLVDVLARGNAEVLSGGAAGVIRLVMLAGVAAAPMAFGRYLRGVRHAAAAAEERAREVEERRAAETRAARLAERAAIARDLHDIVAHHIAAIALRAGAARYAVQHTGRTDEAVSALSELGDTAGQVLDELRELLEVLRDPDAVEPAEPQVEPGQVIRDATRRVREAGVAVQATVPSALAGVPLVVGTTAARVVREALTNTLKHAGPGAIASVDVQVVDGALLLEVLDSGPVRPRPALPASGYGLNGMRERVGLLGGTLTASTTDGGGWRVRARLPIRDNA comes from the coding sequence GTGACGGGTGGGTGGCGTGGCTGGTGGCGCGAGCTGTTGCTCGGGCTGGTCACGGCCGCCCTGGGCCTGGCCAGTACCCGGGTCGCAATGCACGGGTCACCCCGGGAGCTGGCGGGCGTCTTCGCGGTCCTCGCCGGGCTCGCCCTGGTGGCCGTACGCCGGTGGCCCTGGCCGGTGCTGTTCGCGGAGTCGGCGCTCATGCTGGTCGCCGACGCGGTGGCGCTGGCCGGCGCGGACACCGCGCAGCTCGCCGGGGCGGTCGCGCTGGGCTGCGTCGCGTACCGGTCCGGCCGGTCCTCGACGGCGGCGGGGTACGTCCTCTTCCTCGGGGTGTCGCTGGTCGACGTCCTGGCCCGGGGCAACGCGGAGGTTCTCTCCGGCGGTGCTGCTGGAGTGATTCGCCTGGTCATGCTGGCGGGCGTGGCGGCCGCGCCGATGGCGTTCGGGCGGTACCTGCGCGGGGTGCGGCACGCCGCGGCGGCGGCCGAGGAACGCGCCCGGGAGGTGGAGGAACGGCGGGCGGCGGAGACCCGGGCGGCCCGGCTCGCCGAGCGGGCCGCCATCGCGCGGGACCTGCACGACATCGTGGCCCACCACATCGCGGCGATCGCCCTGCGCGCCGGCGCGGCCCGGTACGCGGTGCAGCACACCGGCCGGACGGACGAGGCGGTGTCCGCCCTGAGCGAGTTGGGCGACACGGCCGGGCAGGTGCTGGACGAACTGCGGGAGCTGCTGGAGGTGCTCCGGGATCCGGATGCGGTAGAGCCGGCCGAGCCGCAGGTGGAGCCGGGGCAGGTGATCCGGGACGCCACCCGGCGGGTCCGCGAGGCGGGCGTGGCGGTCCAGGCGACCGTGCCGTCGGCGCTGGCCGGGGTGCCGCTGGTGGTGGGTACGACGGCCGCCCGGGTGGTGCGGGAGGCGCTGACCAACACCCTCAAGCACGCCGGACCGGGGGCGATCGCCTCGGTGGACGTGCAGGTGGTCGACGGTGCGCTGCTGCTGGAGGTGCTGGACAGCGGGCCGGTGCGGCCGCGCCCCGCGCTGCCGGCGTCCGGCTACGGGTTGAACGGGATGCGGGAGCGGGTCGGCCTGCTCGGTGGCACGCTCACCGCGTCGACCACGGACGGCGGCGGCTGGCGGGTACGGGCCCGGCTGCCGATCAGGGACAACGCGTGA
- a CDS encoding class I SAM-dependent methyltransferase, which yields MISDAPAFLIQFVRHPITTGAVLPSGSTLARDITAAVPRAGHPLVVELGPGTGAFTRAIQRRLAGRGHHLAVELNPAFATGLARRHPTVEVVRADAAALGELLAERRLAPADVVVSGLPWAAFPAVRQQAILDAVVGALSAGGVFTTFAYRHALPARPARRFHRLLAGAFDEVTVGRTVWTNLPPALVYHCRRRLHPRS from the coding sequence ATGATCAGCGACGCACCGGCCTTCCTCATCCAGTTCGTCCGGCACCCGATCACCACCGGCGCGGTGCTGCCCAGCGGATCGACGCTGGCCCGGGACATCACGGCGGCGGTGCCGCGGGCGGGCCATCCCCTGGTGGTCGAGCTGGGTCCGGGGACCGGGGCGTTCACCCGGGCGATCCAGCGGCGGCTGGCCGGACGCGGTCACCACCTGGCGGTCGAACTCAACCCGGCGTTCGCCACCGGCCTGGCCCGCCGGCACCCCACCGTCGAGGTGGTACGCGCCGACGCCGCCGCCCTCGGGGAACTGCTGGCCGAACGCCGGCTGGCACCGGCCGACGTGGTCGTCAGCGGGCTGCCCTGGGCCGCCTTTCCGGCCGTACGGCAGCAGGCCATCCTCGACGCCGTGGTCGGAGCGCTGAGCGCGGGTGGGGTCTTCACCACCTTCGCGTACCGGCACGCGCTGCCGGCCCGCCCGGCGCGACGCTTCCACCGGCTGCTGGCCGGTGCCTTCGACGAGGTGACCGTGGGCCGGACCGTCTGGACCAACCTGCCACCGGCCCTGGTCTACCACTGCCGCCGCCGGCTCCACCCCCGCTCCTGA
- a CDS encoding DUF2550 domain-containing protein — protein MEIVEGIGIGVAVVIAALAILFVRRALFTRSGGIIRLSVRVSTILDGRGWSPGFGRFLGDELRWYRMFSFALRPKRVLSRKGLAVERRRLPEGQERLSMPADWIILRCTSHHAPVEIAMARSTVTGFLSWLEAAPPGAASPRLASQDWPAA, from the coding sequence ATGGAGATCGTGGAAGGGATCGGAATCGGCGTCGCGGTCGTAATCGCCGCGCTCGCGATCCTCTTCGTCCGGCGGGCACTGTTCACCCGCAGCGGAGGCATCATCCGCCTCAGCGTGCGGGTCTCCACGATCCTCGACGGCCGAGGCTGGTCACCCGGCTTCGGCCGTTTCCTCGGCGACGAACTCCGCTGGTACCGCATGTTCAGCTTCGCCCTGCGGCCCAAGCGGGTGCTCTCCCGCAAGGGGCTCGCCGTGGAGCGCCGCCGGCTGCCCGAGGGGCAGGAGCGCCTCTCCATGCCGGCCGACTGGATCATCCTGCGCTGTACCAGTCACCACGCGCCGGTGGAGATCGCGATGGCACGATCCACGGTCACCGGCTTTCTCTCCTGGCTCGAGGCCGCCCCGCCCGGGGCGGCCTCGCCGCGTCTGGCCTCCCAGGACTGGCCCGCCGCCTGA
- a CDS encoding F0F1 ATP synthase subunit epsilon — protein MAQQLHVELVAVEEKVWSGEAEMVVARTTEGELGVLPGHAPLLGQLAEPSQVRIKQPGGQQLAYDIAGGFVSVTGEGVTVLAESASPATPAR, from the coding sequence GTGGCACAGCAGCTTCACGTCGAGCTCGTAGCCGTCGAGGAGAAGGTCTGGTCCGGCGAGGCCGAGATGGTCGTCGCCCGGACGACCGAAGGTGAGCTGGGTGTGCTGCCGGGGCACGCGCCTCTGCTCGGCCAGCTCGCCGAGCCCAGCCAGGTCCGCATCAAGCAGCCCGGCGGCCAGCAGCTCGCGTACGACATCGCCGGCGGCTTCGTGTCGGTGACCGGTGAGGGCGTCACCGTCCTCGCCGAGAGCGCCTCCCCGGCCACTCCGGCACGCTGA